A region from the Myxococcales bacterium genome encodes:
- a CDS encoding serine/threonine protein kinase, translated as MVHDPRTSAASSGDPGAGTYFLGRYRVVDEIGIGGMASVHLARMDGPGGFQRWVAIKRIHSHLIEDESFVQMFLDEARVAALISHPNVAAVIELGKHQDSYWIAMEYLHGEPLRELMRRTDELGAPMPPEIACRIIADAAEGLHAAHELQGKNGEKLELVHRDVTPHNLFVTYDGSTKVVDFGIAKFLTRMSNTRHGTLKGKIAYMSPEQVHGEQIDRRTDLFALGVVLWELTTGKRLFRMESDLDTLAKVQECNVPKPSTIVRGYPLDLEKIVLKALAKKRDDRFRTARELSRALQGLLMRRGLFIAGDEVASYMQSIFAERIQKRDAHLRWAAEVTQTINLDVGQKVETQSALLVVPTNAGPPSSNDRPLAPRPAAGAPPPRVPQVPIKSAHPPTGSSQAATAPRPPPIAAPSSPGAPKPPELNASTGSGEAYYEDGPTIMDDAPIEADYPGTEEEYDDTIITTTKVEAGGAAAAQQGKPLPAAGRPADLAKSAPRSGSNGNKGAFNPLAFDETRPAPSESLPQPLAPLLAQQPTMPLVAPSLTVGPAGPQMLLPTVPRVAVPPENRRRGLPVWLVAVASGVVALTFVGVLYVFFAKPSGSREVRLQPGPVAGGGPFGAARNSFMTAIAPRPQGALQAPVPATATPPPGPTAAVAPAPVAPTPAPPPVAPTPPAERVAQTPPTPPRPAEPKVDRRPPAPAPTPTAMGYLSVFCRRGGRGIDCDEVIDNGAYLGAKIERVRLRVGEHRITVRTKSPAVEKTWTVYVKADGIEMLRADMDPK; from the coding sequence TTGGTTCACGATCCGAGAACGTCTGCGGCCTCCTCCGGAGATCCGGGCGCCGGCACGTATTTTCTCGGACGCTACCGCGTCGTCGACGAGATCGGCATCGGCGGCATGGCGAGCGTGCACCTCGCCCGCATGGACGGGCCTGGCGGGTTCCAGCGCTGGGTCGCCATCAAGCGCATCCATTCGCACCTCATCGAAGACGAGAGCTTCGTCCAAATGTTCTTGGACGAGGCGCGCGTCGCCGCTCTGATTTCGCACCCCAACGTCGCCGCGGTCATCGAGCTCGGGAAGCATCAAGATTCGTACTGGATCGCCATGGAGTACCTCCACGGCGAGCCACTCCGCGAACTCATGCGGCGCACCGACGAGCTCGGCGCGCCCATGCCGCCGGAGATCGCCTGCCGCATCATCGCGGACGCCGCCGAGGGCCTGCACGCCGCCCACGAGCTCCAAGGGAAGAACGGCGAGAAGCTCGAGCTTGTGCACCGCGACGTGACGCCGCACAACCTCTTCGTCACGTACGACGGCAGCACGAAGGTCGTCGACTTCGGCATCGCGAAGTTTCTCACCCGAATGTCGAACACGCGGCACGGCACCCTCAAGGGGAAGATCGCGTACATGTCGCCGGAGCAAGTGCACGGCGAGCAGATTGATCGCCGCACCGACCTCTTCGCCCTCGGCGTCGTTCTCTGGGAGCTCACAACCGGCAAGCGACTCTTCCGCATGGAGAGCGATCTCGACACGCTCGCCAAGGTGCAAGAGTGCAACGTGCCAAAGCCGAGCACCATCGTGCGCGGCTACCCGCTCGACCTCGAGAAGATCGTCCTCAAGGCGCTCGCGAAAAAGCGCGACGACCGCTTCCGCACGGCTCGCGAGCTCTCGCGCGCGCTCCAGGGACTCCTCATGCGGCGCGGCCTCTTCATCGCTGGCGATGAAGTTGCGAGCTACATGCAATCGATCTTCGCGGAGCGCATCCAGAAGCGCGACGCGCACCTGCGGTGGGCCGCCGAGGTCACGCAGACGATCAACCTCGACGTGGGGCAAAAGGTCGAGACGCAGAGCGCGTTGCTCGTGGTGCCCACGAACGCAGGTCCGCCGTCGTCGAACGATCGACCGCTCGCGCCGCGCCCCGCGGCCGGCGCACCACCGCCGCGCGTGCCGCAGGTCCCCATCAAGTCGGCTCACCCGCCGACCGGCTCGTCGCAGGCCGCGACGGCCCCACGGCCACCGCCGATCGCAGCGCCCTCTTCCCCGGGCGCGCCGAAGCCCCCGGAGTTGAACGCGAGCACCGGCAGCGGTGAGGCCTACTACGAAGACGGCCCCACGATCATGGACGACGCCCCCATCGAGGCCGACTATCCCGGCACCGAAGAGGAGTACGACGACACCATCATCACGACGACGAAGGTCGAGGCCGGCGGCGCTGCGGCGGCGCAGCAAGGCAAGCCCCTCCCGGCGGCGGGCCGTCCCGCCGACCTGGCGAAGTCAGCACCGCGCAGCGGCAGCAACGGCAACAAGGGGGCGTTCAATCCTCTCGCGTTCGACGAGACGCGACCGGCGCCCTCGGAGTCGCTTCCGCAGCCGCTCGCCCCGCTCCTTGCGCAGCAGCCAACAATGCCGCTCGTCGCGCCGTCGCTCACGGTGGGTCCCGCCGGTCCGCAGATGCTGTTGCCGACGGTGCCGCGTGTCGCCGTGCCGCCGGAGAACCGACGTCGCGGCTTGCCCGTTTGGCTCGTGGCGGTGGCCTCGGGCGTCGTGGCTTTGACCTTCGTCGGCGTGCTCTACGTCTTCTTCGCGAAACCCTCGGGAAGCCGAGAGGTGCGGCTGCAGCCGGGCCCCGTCGCCGGCGGGGGGCCCTTCGGCGCCGCTCGCAATTCGTTCATGACGGCCATCGCTCCGCGGCCCCAGGGCGCGTTGCAGGCGCCCGTGCCCGCAACCGCAACGCCACCGCCGGGCCCGACCGCGGCCGTCGCGCCAGCGCCCGTTGCCCCTACCCCCGCGCCGCCGCCCGTGGCCCCGACCCCGCCAGCGGAGAGGGTCGCGCAAACGCCACCCACTCCGCCACGGCCAGCAGAGCCAAAGGTAGACCGCAGACCCCCAGCCCCGGCGCCGACGCCGACGGCTATGGGGTACCTCTCGGTGTTCTGTCGCCGCGGCGGCCGCGGCATCGACTGCGATGAGGTCATCGACAACGGCGCGTACCTCGGAGCGAAAATCGAGCGGGTCCGCCTGCGCGTCGGCGAACATCGCATCACCGTGAGGACCAAGAGCCCCGCCGTGGAGAAGACCTGGACCGTCTACGTGAAGGCCGACGGCATCGAAATGCTCCGCGCCGACATGGATCCGAAGTGA
- a CDS encoding class I SAM-dependent RNA methyltransferase, which translates to MNKRGVPPVLATLTVENVVAGGKGIAFASANGVRRAVLLPLVAPGDVVRADVDFSRSPARGVVLEVIQSSGARVVPPCEVADRCGGCDLMHIAAAARRRALLGMVRDALPPPLQTVAVKEHHLTEELRYRSRARFHIDAKKPPHVHVGFRAAGSHDLASPRECRVLVPAIEETRRALAAWLKGASGYGEAMLAGTAQERVVLDLTFAGELPATFFAALEQALVDARLLGGARVWTQGAKRPATFGSPTPVMVGADGAPLELAPGGFGQASDEGNVLLGRCVAELLAPLPLHGASVVELFAGAGNFTSLLARTGARVTAVEADAEATSAARRNLAARGLDAKIVTADAETYPLRGGAERPRLVFLDPPRTGAKGAAALIAKARPDSVLYVSCDPPTLGRDLGTLLDAGYGVSSIDVFELFPQTSHVETVVLLRHRRTVREPDAGP; encoded by the coding sequence ATGAACAAGCGAGGCGTACCGCCGGTGTTGGCCACTCTCACGGTCGAAAACGTCGTGGCCGGGGGCAAGGGAATCGCCTTCGCAAGCGCCAACGGCGTTCGGCGCGCGGTCCTGCTCCCGCTCGTCGCACCGGGAGACGTGGTCCGCGCTGACGTCGATTTTTCGCGCAGCCCCGCTCGCGGCGTGGTCCTTGAAGTGATTCAGTCGAGCGGCGCTCGCGTGGTTCCCCCGTGCGAAGTCGCTGACCGTTGCGGCGGCTGCGATCTGATGCACATCGCCGCCGCAGCGCGCCGCAGGGCCCTCCTCGGCATGGTGCGCGACGCGCTCCCGCCGCCGCTCCAAACCGTCGCCGTGAAGGAGCACCACCTCACGGAGGAACTCCGATACCGGTCACGCGCGAGATTTCACATCGACGCGAAGAAGCCACCCCACGTCCACGTTGGCTTTCGGGCCGCCGGCTCGCACGACCTCGCGTCGCCGCGCGAGTGCCGTGTGCTGGTGCCGGCCATCGAAGAAACACGTCGGGCCCTCGCCGCTTGGTTGAAGGGCGCGAGCGGCTACGGCGAGGCGATGCTCGCTGGCACAGCGCAGGAGCGCGTCGTCCTCGATCTCACGTTCGCCGGTGAGCTTCCAGCGACGTTCTTCGCGGCGCTCGAGCAAGCGCTCGTCGACGCGCGCCTCCTCGGTGGCGCGCGCGTCTGGACGCAGGGCGCCAAGAGACCGGCCACCTTTGGGAGCCCGACGCCGGTCATGGTCGGCGCCGACGGGGCGCCGCTCGAGCTCGCCCCGGGTGGCTTTGGTCAGGCGTCCGACGAGGGCAACGTGCTCCTCGGCCGGTGCGTGGCCGAGCTCCTTGCCCCTCTTCCGCTCCACGGGGCCTCCGTTGTCGAACTCTTCGCCGGCGCCGGCAACTTCACGAGCCTGCTGGCGCGAACGGGCGCGCGCGTCACGGCCGTGGAGGCCGACGCGGAGGCGACGTCCGCCGCGAGGAGAAACCTGGCAGCACGCGGCCTCGACGCAAAGATCGTCACCGCCGACGCGGAGACGTATCCCCTTCGCGGTGGAGCCGAGCGCCCGCGCCTCGTTTTCCTCGACCCGCCACGCACCGGCGCCAAAGGGGCCGCGGCGCTGATCGCGAAAGCACGCCCAGATTCGGTTCTCTACGTCTCGTGTGATCCGCCGACGTTGGGGCGCGACCTTGGTACGCTCCTCGACGCCGGCTACGGCGTGTCTTCCATCGACGTCTTCGAGCTCTTTCCCCAGACGAGCCATGTCGAAACGGTCGTGCTCCTCCGGCATCGTCGAACGGTGCGCGAGCCGGACGCGGGACCATGA
- the tilS gene encoding tRNA lysidine(34) synthetase TilS, which produces MTGGLRGSHPPTLLTLARRALAGECGPVAGMSICVAVSGGRDSMALLQVLAKLAPQHGFTLSAHGIDHGLRAFAARELEGASLFAKSLGVPFRITRVDVERGGNLQARARDARHAALAAALPKGALLATAHHQDDRAETVLLRILRGASAEGLAVLPARDGMRLRPFIRAGREAIDAHVKRHAIPYFDDPSNDDPRFMRTRVRREVLPLLESLDAGIVGHLTGLADDMIAHRQENPSDDADESLPLPRATRDALAALVSRKSSRTRIALPGGLSARFDAATQSVRIEAARGRPARRKAAQPDGSRADSVGSGRRK; this is translated from the coding sequence ATGACGGGTGGTCTCCGCGGCTCTCACCCACCGACGCTCCTGACGCTGGCGCGGCGCGCCCTCGCGGGCGAGTGTGGACCGGTCGCGGGGATGTCGATCTGCGTGGCTGTGAGTGGCGGGCGCGATTCGATGGCCCTGCTTCAGGTACTGGCGAAGCTGGCGCCTCAGCACGGCTTCACGCTGAGCGCCCACGGCATCGACCATGGCCTTCGAGCCTTCGCGGCCCGCGAGCTCGAGGGCGCGAGCCTCTTTGCGAAGAGCCTCGGCGTCCCCTTTCGCATCACGCGGGTCGATGTGGAGCGGGGCGGAAACCTCCAAGCGCGCGCCCGAGACGCGCGCCACGCGGCGCTCGCCGCCGCGTTGCCCAAAGGGGCCCTGTTGGCGACCGCCCATCACCAAGACGATCGAGCTGAGACGGTACTCCTCCGTATCTTGCGCGGCGCATCGGCCGAAGGCCTCGCGGTCTTGCCCGCCCGCGATGGGATGCGCCTAAGGCCGTTCATCCGCGCCGGTCGCGAAGCCATCGACGCGCACGTGAAGCGGCACGCGATTCCCTACTTTGACGATCCATCAAACGACGACCCACGCTTCATGCGCACGCGCGTGCGCCGCGAGGTCCTGCCGCTCTTGGAGAGCCTCGACGCCGGCATCGTCGGCCACCTAACCGGACTGGCCGACGACATGATCGCGCACCGGCAGGAGAACCCGTCCGACGACGCCGACGAGAGCCTGCCCCTCCCCCGGGCGACGCGCGACGCCCTCGCCGCGCTGGTCTCGCGAAAGAGTTCACGCACCCGCATTGCGCTTCCGGGCGGCCTCAGCGCTCGCTTCGATGCGGCTACCCAAAGCGTGCGTATTGAAGCGGCGCGAGGGCGTCCGGCGCGGCGCAAGGCCGCTCAGCCCGACGGCTCGCGCGCTGACTCGGTCGGTTCCGGGCGCCGGAAGTGA
- a CDS encoding YkgJ family cysteine cluster protein produces the protein MTASSALCTKCGLCCDGTFLDRAPLEAGELDWATKHRLPLLSRGETTGFTLPCVLLKERQCSSYETRPAVCRAYQCELLKGVLAGAVALADAERLVATVQGLAAQVRAEGLLDKAEAIFGPKTAERSAQASVDWLLNLGGLKSLVDRHFRRPEPTESAREPSG, from the coding sequence ATGACCGCGTCCTCCGCCCTCTGCACCAAGTGCGGCCTATGTTGCGATGGGACCTTCCTGGACCGCGCTCCCCTCGAGGCTGGCGAGCTCGACTGGGCGACGAAGCACCGGCTTCCGCTCCTCAGTCGCGGCGAGACGACAGGGTTCACACTGCCGTGCGTGTTGCTGAAGGAGCGCCAGTGCTCCAGCTACGAGACGCGCCCCGCCGTTTGCCGAGCCTACCAGTGCGAGCTGCTGAAGGGGGTCCTTGCGGGGGCCGTCGCGCTGGCCGATGCCGAGCGGCTCGTCGCGACGGTACAGGGGCTCGCGGCGCAAGTGCGGGCCGAAGGCCTGCTGGACAAGGCCGAGGCGATCTTTGGGCCCAAGACGGCGGAGCGCTCCGCTCAGGCGAGCGTCGACTGGCTGCTCAACCTTGGGGGCCTCAAGTCGTTGGTCGATCGTCACTTCCGGCGCCCGGAACCGACCGAGTCAGCGCGCGAGCCGTCGGGCTGA
- the ftsH gene encoding ATP-dependent zinc metalloprotease FtsH, giving the protein MKQSHKTLLLWVLLILMFVAIWQFLQPPPSKQVVSWSDFLNEVHAGTVEQITIKDRKYLFRVRASETTKTYVEKETKGPAADGKILESLKPTAAEKADKAPRIVFEEEEANPMWSGTLITLLPMVFIIVMFFLFMRQLQAGGGKAMSFGKAKAKMLSDSQNKITFADVAGADEAKDEVEEIIAFLKDPKKFQRLGGRIPKGVLMIGPPGTGKTLLARAIAGEAGVPFFSISGSDFVEMFVGVGASRVRDLFEQGKKHAPCIIFIDEIDAVGRHRGAGLGGGHDEREQTLNQLLVEMDGFESNEGVIIIAATNRPDVLDPAILRPGRFDRRITVSRPDVRGREAILRVHTKKTPLAPDVDLEVIARGTPGFAGADLENLVNEAALLAARMDKDALGMSDFELAKDKVMMGSERRSMVMTEDEKWNTAVHEAGHAVVMLTNAQHDPVHKVTIIPRGRALGLTMPLPKGDVLGRTKDQFEAQIQAGLGGRIAELLFFGKLTTGAANDIRQVTDIARAMVCEFGMSDKLGPLAYGHDEGSPFLGRDFTQRQSDYSEQTAREIDQEVRRIIQVQFDQVTELLTSKRDTIEAIAKALMDRETLDHEELVALLEGRELPKRERVIIPTYADKERKEKDKRKVASIFGTTPPKPATS; this is encoded by the coding sequence GTGAAGCAATCCCACAAGACGCTCCTGCTCTGGGTCCTCTTGATCCTGATGTTCGTCGCGATTTGGCAGTTTCTGCAGCCACCGCCGAGCAAGCAAGTCGTCAGCTGGTCTGATTTCCTCAACGAAGTCCACGCCGGGACCGTCGAGCAGATCACCATCAAGGATCGGAAGTACCTCTTCCGCGTCCGCGCGAGCGAGACCACGAAGACCTACGTCGAGAAGGAGACCAAGGGGCCCGCCGCCGACGGCAAGATCCTCGAGTCGCTTAAGCCCACCGCCGCGGAGAAAGCCGACAAGGCGCCGCGCATCGTCTTCGAAGAAGAAGAAGCCAACCCGATGTGGTCGGGCACGCTCATCACGCTCCTCCCGATGGTCTTCATCATCGTGATGTTCTTCCTCTTCATGCGTCAGCTGCAGGCCGGTGGTGGCAAGGCCATGAGCTTTGGCAAGGCCAAGGCCAAGATGCTTAGCGACTCGCAGAACAAGATCACCTTCGCCGACGTGGCCGGCGCTGACGAAGCCAAGGACGAGGTCGAAGAGATCATCGCGTTCTTGAAGGATCCGAAGAAGTTCCAGCGACTCGGCGGTCGCATCCCCAAAGGGGTGCTCATGATTGGCCCGCCGGGCACAGGCAAGACGCTGCTCGCCCGCGCCATCGCCGGCGAAGCAGGCGTGCCCTTCTTCAGCATCTCCGGCTCCGACTTCGTCGAGATGTTCGTGGGCGTCGGCGCGAGCCGCGTCCGCGACCTCTTCGAACAAGGGAAGAAGCACGCTCCCTGCATCATCTTCATCGATGAAATCGACGCCGTCGGCCGCCATCGCGGCGCCGGCTTGGGCGGTGGTCACGACGAGCGCGAACAAACGCTCAATCAGTTGCTCGTCGAGATGGACGGCTTCGAATCCAACGAAGGCGTCATCATCATCGCGGCAACGAATCGCCCCGACGTACTCGACCCCGCCATCCTCCGCCCCGGCCGCTTCGACCGACGCATCACCGTCAGCCGCCCGGACGTGCGCGGACGCGAGGCGATCCTCCGCGTCCACACCAAGAAGACGCCGCTTGCGCCCGACGTCGACCTTGAAGTCATTGCCCGCGGCACGCCCGGTTTCGCCGGAGCGGACCTCGAAAACCTCGTCAACGAGGCGGCTCTGCTCGCCGCGCGGATGGACAAGGACGCGCTCGGCATGAGCGACTTCGAGCTCGCGAAAGACAAGGTCATGATGGGCTCCGAGCGCCGCTCGATGGTCATGACGGAGGACGAGAAGTGGAACACGGCGGTCCACGAGGCCGGCCACGCGGTCGTGATGCTCACCAACGCGCAGCATGACCCGGTCCACAAGGTCACGATCATCCCGCGCGGACGCGCCCTCGGCCTCACCATGCCACTGCCCAAGGGCGACGTGCTGGGCCGAACGAAAGATCAGTTCGAAGCGCAGATCCAAGCGGGTCTCGGCGGACGAATCGCCGAGCTGCTCTTCTTCGGGAAGCTCACCACCGGCGCTGCTAACGATATTCGCCAGGTCACCGACATTGCCCGCGCGATGGTGTGTGAGTTCGGCATGAGCGACAAGCTCGGCCCGCTGGCCTACGGCCACGATGAGGGTTCGCCCTTCCTCGGGCGCGACTTCACCCAGCGACAGAGCGACTACTCGGAGCAGACGGCCCGCGAGATCGACCAGGAAGTGCGCCGAATCATCCAGGTGCAGTTCGATCAGGTCACTGAGCTGCTCACATCCAAACGCGACACCATCGAAGCCATCGCGAAGGCCCTGATGGACCGCGAGACGCTCGATCACGAAGAGCTTGTCGCGCTCCTCGAAGGGCGTGAGCTCCCCAAGCGCGAGCGCGTGATCATCCCGACCTACGCCGACAAGGAGCGCAAGGAGAAGGACAAGCGCAAGGTCGCGAGCATCTTCGGGACAACCCCGCCCAAGCCGGCGACGAGCTAA
- the gap gene encoding type I glyceraldehyde-3-phosphate dehydrogenase — MATKIAINGFGRIGRCIARILAEKGVKDLELVCINDLTDPKTLAHLYNYDTVHRTAKVRGTAGEGSIDFGRGAVKILAEKDPAKLPWKDMGVSLVLECTGLFTDKEKTKAHFDAGAKKVLISAPAKGQDATIVLGVNQGNYDGSKHHLLSNGSCTTNCLAPVAKVMMDTFGIEHGLMTTIHSYTNDQAILDIPHRKGDLRRARAAAQNMIPSSTGAAKALSEVVPALKGKFDGCAIRVPTMDVSLVDLTLTTEKPMTKDAIHAAMKAAAEGPMKGILGFCDEPLVSSDFIGDPRSSIFDATQTHVLGDRFAKIFAWYDNEWGFSNRMVELAQLISSKM; from the coding sequence ATGGCCACGAAGATCGCCATCAACGGATTTGGTCGCATCGGACGCTGCATCGCCCGCATCCTCGCCGAAAAGGGCGTGAAGGATCTGGAGCTCGTTTGCATCAACGATCTCACCGACCCCAAGACCCTCGCGCACCTCTACAACTACGACACCGTGCACCGCACGGCGAAGGTCCGTGGCACCGCCGGTGAGGGCTCCATCGACTTTGGCCGTGGCGCCGTGAAGATCCTCGCGGAGAAAGACCCAGCGAAGCTCCCCTGGAAGGACATGGGTGTGAGCCTCGTCCTCGAGTGCACGGGTCTCTTCACCGACAAGGAGAAGACCAAGGCGCACTTCGACGCGGGCGCCAAGAAGGTCCTCATCAGCGCGCCTGCGAAGGGCCAAGACGCGACCATCGTCCTCGGCGTGAACCAGGGCAACTACGACGGCAGCAAGCACCACCTGCTCTCGAACGGATCGTGCACGACCAACTGCCTCGCGCCCGTCGCCAAGGTCATGATGGACACCTTCGGCATCGAGCACGGCTTGATGACGACGATCCACTCGTACACCAACGACCAAGCCATCCTCGACATCCCGCACCGCAAGGGCGACCTTCGCCGTGCACGCGCGGCGGCGCAGAACATGATCCCGTCGTCGACGGGCGCCGCAAAGGCCCTCTCGGAGGTCGTGCCGGCCTTGAAGGGCAAGTTCGACGGCTGCGCCATCCGCGTGCCCACGATGGACGTCTCGCTCGTCGATCTCACGCTCACGACCGAGAAGCCCATGACGAAGGACGCCATCCACGCGGCCATGAAAGCCGCCGCCGAAGGCCCCATGAAGGGCATCCTTGGCTTCTGCGATGAGCCGCTCGTCTCCAGCGACTTCATTGGCGATCCGCGCTCCTCGATCTTCGATGCCACGCAGACGCACGTCCTCGGCGATCGCTTCGCCAAGATCTTCGCCTGGTACGACAACGAGTGGGGCTTCTCGAACCGCATGGTCGAGCTGGCGCAGCTCATCTCGTCGAAGATGTAA
- a CDS encoding phosphoglycerate kinase — MAYLDGIRPIRELPIENKRVFLRVDFNVPLENGVITDDARIKEALPTIKHALERGARLIVASHLGRPKPGKTEGFSLAPAGERLAELLGKEVKMPEDCLGDAARKVIYDLRGGEIVLLENLRFHPEEEKDDEEFARKLADYADVYVDDAFGSVHRAHASVHALPKLMRDRGCGFLLEKEIASLGKLVTGPDKPYVAVLGGAKVSDKIEVLEALLERIDALVIGGAMANTFLAARGVAMQRSKIEDDKLALARTILDKAASRKIDVLLPTDVVVAKSLDATAGDVVAVGAMPEGTMALDIGPATLEAFAKRFATAKTIFWNGPMGLFERAAFAAGTFGAAKAMAASGAFTVVGGGDSAAAVRAAGEAIAPKMGHISTGGGASLELIEGKKLPGIEVLRSNVPATPTAGAEKTS; from the coding sequence ATGGCCTACCTCGACGGCATCCGCCCGATCCGTGAGCTCCCCATCGAGAACAAGCGCGTCTTCTTACGCGTTGATTTCAACGTCCCCCTGGAGAACGGGGTCATCACAGATGACGCTCGAATCAAGGAAGCGTTGCCGACGATCAAGCATGCGCTCGAGCGGGGCGCGCGCCTCATCGTCGCGAGCCACCTCGGGCGTCCCAAGCCCGGCAAGACCGAAGGTTTTTCGCTCGCGCCGGCTGGCGAGCGGCTCGCGGAGCTCCTCGGCAAGGAAGTGAAGATGCCCGAGGACTGCCTCGGCGACGCCGCCAGGAAGGTCATCTACGACCTTCGCGGCGGCGAGATCGTGCTGCTCGAAAACCTGCGTTTTCATCCCGAAGAGGAGAAGGACGACGAGGAGTTCGCTCGCAAGCTCGCCGACTACGCCGACGTCTACGTCGACGACGCCTTTGGAAGCGTTCACCGTGCGCACGCGAGCGTTCACGCGCTACCAAAGCTCATGCGCGATCGTGGATGTGGCTTCCTCCTCGAAAAGGAGATCGCCTCCCTCGGCAAGCTCGTGACGGGTCCCGACAAGCCCTACGTGGCCGTTCTCGGCGGAGCGAAGGTCTCGGACAAGATCGAGGTCCTGGAGGCGCTCTTGGAGCGCATCGATGCGCTCGTTATTGGCGGCGCGATGGCCAATACGTTCTTGGCGGCGCGCGGCGTCGCGATGCAGAGGTCGAAGATCGAAGACGACAAGCTCGCCTTGGCGCGGACCATCCTCGACAAGGCGGCGTCACGAAAGATCGATGTGCTCCTGCCGACCGACGTGGTCGTGGCCAAGAGCCTCGACGCGACGGCCGGGGATGTCGTCGCCGTCGGCGCCATGCCCGAGGGCACGATGGCCCTCGACATCGGTCCTGCCACGCTCGAGGCCTTCGCGAAACGTTTCGCAACGGCCAAGACGATCTTCTGGAACGGCCCGATGGGACTCTTCGAGAGGGCGGCCTTCGCGGCGGGCACCTTCGGCGCGGCCAAGGCTATGGCTGCCTCGGGCGCATTCACCGTCGTCGGTGGCGGCGACAGCGCCGCCGCCGTTCGCGCGGCCGGCGAAGCCATCGCACCGAAGATGGGGCACATCTCGACCGGCGGCGGCGCGTCCCTTGAGCTCATCGAAGGGAAGAAATTGCCGGGCATCGAGGTTCTTCGCTCGAACGTGCCGGCCACGCCGACGGCGGGCGCCGAGAAAACCTCATGA
- a CDS encoding triose-phosphate isomerase, with translation MFHGGLSGVELGASVVAQTRSLGRVDVVVAPPFTALAAIAHECEGSSVSLAAQNMHAKDSGAFTGEISAPMLKEAGCRWVILGHSERRQHFGETDAIVAEKVRAALAAGLVPIACVGETLEERDAGRTLEVVERQVKAFLPHLAATASLPCAIAYEPVWAIGTGKTAGPAEAEEVHAKIRALLGPALADQTRILYGGSVKAENAAALLACANVDGALVGGASLDAASFGAIAKAAEELAHRG, from the coding sequence ATGTTCCACGGCGGCCTGTCGGGCGTCGAGCTCGGTGCGTCCGTCGTGGCGCAGACGCGCAGCTTAGGCCGCGTCGACGTCGTGGTGGCGCCGCCGTTCACGGCGCTCGCTGCCATCGCGCACGAGTGCGAAGGCAGCAGCGTCTCGCTCGCCGCACAGAACATGCACGCGAAGGACTCGGGCGCGTTCACAGGCGAGATCAGTGCACCCATGCTCAAAGAGGCGGGCTGCCGCTGGGTCATCCTGGGTCACAGCGAACGCCGTCAACACTTCGGGGAGACCGACGCCATCGTGGCCGAGAAGGTGCGCGCCGCGCTCGCCGCGGGCCTAGTGCCCATCGCATGCGTCGGCGAAACGCTCGAAGAGCGTGACGCCGGAAGGACGCTCGAGGTCGTCGAACGACAGGTGAAGGCGTTCTTGCCTCACCTCGCCGCGACCGCTTCTCTCCCCTGCGCCATTGCCTACGAGCCCGTCTGGGCCATCGGAACCGGGAAGACCGCGGGTCCCGCGGAAGCCGAGGAAGTGCACGCGAAGATCCGCGCGCTGCTGGGGCCTGCCCTGGCTGATCAGACGCGAATCCTCTACGGGGGCTCGGTGAAGGCGGAAAACGCCGCGGCCCTGCTCGCCTGCGCGAACGTCGACGGCGCGCTCGTTGGTGGAGCGAGCTTGGATGCGGCTTCATTCGGTGCTATCGCCAAGGCCGCCGAAGAGCTCGCCCATCGCGGCTAG
- the secG gene encoding preprotein translocase subunit SecG, with translation MHSPIVETLLQIVHVITSLFLVLVVLLQQGKGGGLGAAFGGGATAQVFGGRGAGNVLTRATAISASIFMLTSVSLAYSSASGDRELKERAKVEEAKRSKLSPKKDEPKAAEPKGAVGPTPAPESTPAESKTPPAEGDKTPAAPATDTPPAAPAK, from the coding sequence ATGCACTCGCCCATCGTCGAGACCCTTCTCCAGATCGTGCACGTCATCACGTCGCTGTTCCTCGTCTTGGTGGTCCTGCTCCAGCAGGGCAAGGGCGGTGGTCTCGGCGCGGCCTTTGGCGGTGGCGCGACGGCTCAGGTCTTTGGTGGGCGCGGGGCCGGCAACGTCCTAACGCGCGCGACGGCCATCAGCGCCAGCATCTTCATGCTCACGAGCGTCTCGCTGGCGTACAGCTCGGCGTCCGGCGACCGAGAGCTCAAGGAGCGCGCAAAGGTCGAAGAGGCCAAGCGAAGCAAGCTGAGCCCCAAGAAGGACGAGCCCAAGGCTGCGGAGCCGAAGGGTGCGGTCGGGCCGACGCCGGCACCGGAGTCGACGCCTGCCGAGTCGAAAACGCCGCCCGCCGAGGGCGACAAGACACCCGCGGCGCCGGCTACCGACACGCCGCCCGCCGCCCCGGCGAAGTGA